GGATCCGGATTATCGGCGAGGTCACCGGCGAGCGCCTGGACATCCTGCGCCAAGCCGACGCGATCGCCCGGGAGGAACTGTCCGCGGCCGGCCTGGACCGCGAGATCTGGCAGTGCCCGGTCGTGCTGCTGGCCGACGTCCGTTCAGTCGGAGTCCAGGGCGACGGGCGCACCTACGGTCACCCCGTCGTGCTACGCCCGGTCAGCTCCGAGGACGCGATGACCGCGGACTGGTCCCGCGTGCCCTACGACACCTTGGCTCGCATCTCCACCCGCATCACCAACGAGGTTCGCGAGATCAACCGCGTGACCCTCGACGTGACCAGCAAACCGCCCGGCACCATCGAGTGGGAGTGAGCACGGACCTCGGCCGGTCGACACCTCGTCGGGCCGGCCCTTCGCGCTGACGAGCTACCCGGCCCATGCCCCCTCGTCCGAACGTATGAGAACGGGATTGGCCCAACGGTTGATTTCGTCGCGTTCGGGCCCGATTTGCTTGCGCAGCAGGAACCCTGCCCCCAGAAGGCTCGTCTCACCGGCATTCGACGACAACCGTCGCCGAGGGGATTGAGCGGAATTGGGGCGACACGAATGGGCACGATCACCCGGGTGTACGACGCGTTCGTCAACCTGGCCACGGTGGACGGCACCGTCCACGACCGCAATACGGACTACATGTTCCTCGCGGCCGGCCTGATCTGCCTGTTGTCGATCTACTTCCTGTACAACTTCGCCGCGATGACCGTGAACGGCGCCAAGCGGACCTACCGCGCGGGCCGTTGGGTGGTCGCCTCGGTTGCCGGTGAGGGAGAGCCGCACGTTGCCGCGCAGATCCCGGCGCAGGCCGGCGCCACTCGCTCCCCGGCCCGCTCCACGGTCTGACGCAGTCTCAGTTCCGCTGCTGAGCAATGATCTGCTCGTCGCTGAATTGGGTCCGGTACAGCTCCGCGTACCGACCCTCGGCGGCGAGCAGTTCTGTGTGCGCACCCCGTTCGACGACCTGGCCGTGCTCCACGACCAGGATCTCGTCGGCGGCCCGCACGGTGGACAACCGGTGCGCGATCACGATGGCCGTGCGGCCGGCCAAGGCCTCGCCCAATGCGGCCTGAACAGCCACCTCCGACGTCGAGTCCAGGTGGGCGGTCGCCTCGTCGAGGATCACCACCCGCGGGCGCGCCAGCAGCAGGCGCGCGATCGTCAGCCGTTGCCGCTCCCCACCGGACAGGCGATAGCCCCGCTCGCCGACGACGGTGTCCAGACCGTCCGGCAGGTTCGCCACCAGTTCGCTGAGCCGGGCGCGCTCGATCGCGTCGAGCAGCTCGGCCTCCGTCGCCTCCGGTCGGGCCAGCAGCAGATTAGAGCGGATCGACTCGTGGAACAGGTGCCCGTCCTGGGTGACCATCCCCAGCGCCCCACGCATCGACTCGAAGCTCAGCTCGCGCACGTCGACGCCGCCCACGAGCACGGCCCCGGAGTCCACGTCGTACAGGCGCGGCAGCAGTGACGCGATCGTCGACTTGCCCGCCCCGGACGAACCCACCAGGGCGACCATCCGGCCCGGCTCCACGTTGAAGCTGACCCCGTGCAACACCTCGGCCCCACCCCGGGTGTCGAGGACCGCGACCTCCTCCAACGAGGCCAACGAGACTTTCTCGGCCGCCGGGTAGGAGAACCGCACGTCGCGGAACTCGACGCGCAGCGGCCCGTCCGGCAGTGGACGCGGAGCCGCCGGCTCCGCGATCAACGGTGCGAGGTCGAGCACCTCGAAGACCCGCTCGAAGCTGACCAACGCACTCATCACCTCACCGGGCGCCCCGGTCAGCGCGGTCAACGGGGCGTAGAGCCGGGTCAGCAGCAACCCCAGGCTGACGACGGTTCCCGCGGCCAGGTGGCCGCGCAGCGCCAGGGCCCCGCCCAGTCCGTACGTGAGCGCCAGCGCCAGCGCCGAGACCAGCGTGAGCGCCGTGACGAACGTCGACTGCAGGACCGCAGTGCGAACCCCGATCTCGCGCACCCGCCCGGCCCGCGCGGCGAACTCCGCCGACTCGGTGGCCGGTCGGCCGAACAGCTTGATCAAGGTCGCACCCGGCGCGGAGAACCGCTCGGCCATCTGTGAACTCATCGCGGCGTTGTGGGTCGCGGCCTCGCGTTGCATTCCTGCCAGCCGGGCCCCGACCCGGCGGGCCGGCCAGACGAACAACGGCAGCAGCACCAACGCCAGCAAGGTGATCTGCCAGGACAGCGTGAACATCACGGCAGTGGTGAACACCAGCATCACCACGTTGCTGACCAACCCGGACAACGTGCCCGCGAATGCCCGCTGTGCCCCGATCACGTCGTTGTTCAGCCGGGACACCAGGGCCCCGGTCTTGGTACGGGTGAAGAACGCGACCGGCATCCGTTGCACGTGGTCGAAGACCGCGGTCCGCAGATCGAGGATCAGGCCCTCGCCGATCTGCGCCGACAGCAGCCGTCCGGCCAACCCCAGCACCGCCGTCGCCACCGCGATGACTGCGATCGCGACCGCCAGCAGCACCACCCGTCGGGTGCTCGAATGGGCGACGATCGCGTCGACCACCCGGCCGGCCAGCACCGGGGTCAGCACGGTCAGCACGGCGGAGACCACGGTCAGCCCGAGGAACGTCGCCAACTGCCTGCTCCGCGGCCGCGCGAAGTGCATGATGCGCCGCGCGGTCTCCCGCGAGACCGGCCGTTTGTCCTGCTGATTCATGGCGTGCCACATCGAGCTCCACGCCGTGACTTCCATGCTCATCCGAACCCACCCCCCGGCGGGCGCCCACACGTTCAGGTCATCCCAGAGCCAAGGTAAACGCGGGCACCGACGGTTTCATGCCCAACGGGAATCCGGCGGCAAGCGCCGGTGGGTCACTGGCTGAGAATCTGGTACACCACGGCCGATTTCGACAGCTCGTGGAAGTACTTGATCAGCGTGACGCAGAAGCCGACGGCGCCCAGGCCGACGACGAGCACCGCGACCGAGCCCCACAGCACGAGCGGCGAAGTGGCGGCGCGGTCCAGGTGGTGCCGGGCCATCGCCCGGGTCTCGGTGAGGGTGGAGCCCTCGGTCGCTGCTGCCACCCCGAGGTCGTCGGTCCGGCCCTGGGGCAGGACCTCCTCGTCCATCCACCCGCTGTCGTCGGTGTCCAGGTCCATGTCGACCGGGCCACCGGCCGCCTCGGACTCCGCCGCCGCCCGCCGGGCCTCGCGGGCCAGTACGTAGGTCGCGGCACCCATCAGGAAGAAGACGAGGATCTTGCCGTAGAGCGCGTAGTAGTACGGGACCCCGTATGGCTCGTGGCGCAGTTTGTCCCAGGCCGAGGAGCTGAACGGCGGCCGGTAGGTGGCCTGCTTGTACAGCAGCCAGGTACCGGTCCCGAACGTGAGCAGGTAGGCCCCGAACATGACGTTCGAGATGGTCTCCCACTTCTGCTGGAGCACGTGCAGCCCGAACGCGGACGGGATTCGGCGCAATGGGGGGACCGCGACCAGCGCGGTCGCAATCGCGCACAAGGCCCAGAGCCCGGCGAACACCGTGTGGACCTGCAGCATCACGATGTTGAGGAAATGCAGCGTGGGCCGGGGGAACGGCGAGGCGGCCGCCAAAACCGACATCGCCTGGGACCTCATTTGTTCGTTCCTCGCCAAGTCACTTCATGACCCAACCGTGAATCCGGTTCGGGAGAGCCTACGTCCGGCCCCTGCCCGTGTCGAGGCGACGGCGAGGTGCCTGCCGTCACGCTGACGGCCCAGTGCCCTGCCCACGGCTCCGTCCGGTCCCTACGCTCCACAGGCACGAGACCCGTCTGATCAAGCAAACGGACAGCCCGGGTCGCCGAATGGGGTGTGTGCGCAGTCCGGTTGTTTCTTGTTAGTCGGGAGGGGTCAGTCGTGGACAACGGTGTCGAGGCCGTCCTGGCCGCGTCACGGGTGCTGATGGGGGTCGTCGCCGACTCCGTGGCGCCGGTCTCGCAGTTCGTGACGATGTCGCAGTACCGCGTGCTCGTCATCGTGGCCACGCACGGTCCGCTCAATCTCAACTCGGTCGCCGGGGCACTCGGTGTGCACCCGTCGAACGCGACACGGGCCTGCGACCGCCTGGTCGAGGCCGGCCTGCTGGCCCGTACCGAGTCGCCGATCGACCGCCGCCGCGTGGACCTGGCGCTGACCGATTCGGGTGTCGACCTGATCGGGCGCGTGATGGACCACCGCCGGGCCGCCATCGAGGGTGTGCTGGCGCGGATGACGCCGCATGCCCGCGAGGAACTCGCGATCGTGCTCGGAGACTTCGCCGCGGCCGCCGACGAGCCCGCGATGAGCCTGGACGACTGGGCCGCGGACCTCCTCCAGACTGCGCCGTTGGCGGCGATGGGCTGACAACATCTACGGACGACGTCCGTAGATGTTGTGAAACGGCCCCGACATGCCGGGTTCCACGACGTCTGAGGACGACGTCCGCAGATGTCGGGCCCCGGATAGGCTCCGGGGCCCGTGGACGTACTTCGGCACCTGCTTCTGCTCGTGCATCTGGCCGGAATGGCCGCGCTGCTCGGCGGCTTCGTGCTGACGCTGCTGGCCGGGGAACGGAAGATGGTCGGGGCGATCACCCACGGCGCCGAGTTCCAGGTGGTCTCCGGTCTGCTGCTGTGGTGGGTCGACCATCTCGACGACCGGCACCCACCGGCGGCGAAGATCCTGGTCAAGCTGGTGATCGCGCTGGTGGTAACCGGCCTGGCGCACGCCAACAAGCGACGCCCGGCGGTTCCGATGCCCTTGTTCCTAGGCACTTTCACGCTTGCCGCGAGCAACGTCGCCATCGCGTACGGCTGGTCCTGAGGCGCACCGCGCGACATAGACTCCTGAACGATGAGCACCCTGTTCGAACTCCCGGAGACGACGGCCACCGAGCACCTGCTCGAGGGTCTGAACGGCCCGCAACGCGAGGCCGTCCAGCACGCCGGTGGCCCCTTGCTGGTCGTGGCCGGCGCGGGCTCGGGCAAGACCCGGGTGCTGACCCGGCGGATCGCCTGGCTGATCGAGGTCCGCAAGGTCCGGCCGTCGCAGATCCTGGCGATCACCTTCACCAACAAGGCCGCCGGGGAGATGAAGCAGCGCATTGCCGCCGCGGTCGGCAGCGCCGCCCCGCAGTGGGTTTCCACGTTCCACTCGGCCTGCCTGCGGTTCCTCCGGCACGACGCCAAGCGGCTCGGCTTCACCTCCGGCTTCTCGATCTACGACGACACCGACTCGCAGCGGCTGATGCGGATGATCGTCCGCGATCTGTCCCTGGACCCGAAGAGGTTCACCCCGCGGGCGATCGCTTCCGCGATCAGCAACGCCAAGAACGAACTGATCGACTACGAGACGTTCTCGTCGGCGGCCGAGGGCCCGATCCAGACCGTCTACGCCGAGTGCTACACCGAGTACCAGCGCCGCCTGCGCACGGCCAACGCACTGGACTTCGACGACCTGATCTGCACCACCGTCAACTTGTTGCAGGCGTTCCCGGACGTCGCCGAGCACTACCGACGGCGGTTCCGGCACGTGCTGGTCGACGAGTACCAGGACACCAACCACGCCCAGTACGTGCTGGTGCGTGAGCTGATCGGGAACGGTACCGAGGATCTGGAGCCCGGTGAGCTGTGCGTGGTCGGCGACGCCGACCAGTCGATCTACGCCTTCCGTGGCGCGACGATCCGCAACATCGCCGAGTTCGAGGCCGACTTCCCCAACGCCAAGGTCGTGATGCTGGAGCAGAATTACCGCTCCACCCAGACGATTCTGTCCGCGGCCAACGCGGTGATCGCCCGCAACCCGGACCGCAAGCCGAAGAACCTCTGGACCGACCGCGGGTCGGGGGAGCGGATCGTCGGCTGGGTCGCCGGCGACGAGCACGAGGAAGCCACATTCGTGGCCAACGAGGTCGACCGACTGCACGACGCCGGGTTGGCGCAGCCCCGCGACGTCGCGATCTTCTACCGGACCAATGCCGCCTCCCGGGTTTTCGAGG
This genomic stretch from Sporichthyaceae bacterium harbors:
- a CDS encoding ABC transporter ATP-binding protein, coding for MSMEVTAWSSMWHAMNQQDKRPVSRETARRIMHFARPRSRQLATFLGLTVVSAVLTVLTPVLAGRVVDAIVAHSSTRRVVLLAVAIAVIAVATAVLGLAGRLLSAQIGEGLILDLRTAVFDHVQRMPVAFFTRTKTGALVSRLNNDVIGAQRAFAGTLSGLVSNVVMLVFTTAVMFTLSWQITLLALVLLPLFVWPARRVGARLAGMQREAATHNAAMSSQMAERFSAPGATLIKLFGRPATESAEFAARAGRVREIGVRTAVLQSTFVTALTLVSALALALTYGLGGALALRGHLAAGTVVSLGLLLTRLYAPLTALTGAPGEVMSALVSFERVFEVLDLAPLIAEPAAPRPLPDGPLRVEFRDVRFSYPAAEKVSLASLEEVAVLDTRGGAEVLHGVSFNVEPGRMVALVGSSGAGKSTIASLLPRLYDVDSGAVLVGGVDVRELSFESMRGALGMVTQDGHLFHESIRSNLLLARPEATEAELLDAIERARLSELVANLPDGLDTVVGERGYRLSGGERQRLTIARLLLARPRVVILDEATAHLDSTSEVAVQAALGEALAGRTAIVIAHRLSTVRAADEILVVEHGQVVERGAHTELLAAEGRYAELYRTQFSDEQIIAQQRN
- a CDS encoding MarR family transcriptional regulator; protein product: MDNGVEAVLAASRVLMGVVADSVAPVSQFVTMSQYRVLVIVATHGPLNLNSVAGALGVHPSNATRACDRLVEAGLLARTESPIDRRRVDLALTDSGVDLIGRVMDHRRAAIEGVLARMTPHAREELAIVLGDFAAAADEPAMSLDDWAADLLQTAPLAAMG
- the pcrA gene encoding DNA helicase PcrA codes for the protein MSTLFELPETTATEHLLEGLNGPQREAVQHAGGPLLVVAGAGSGKTRVLTRRIAWLIEVRKVRPSQILAITFTNKAAGEMKQRIAAAVGSAAPQWVSTFHSACLRFLRHDAKRLGFTSGFSIYDDTDSQRLMRMIVRDLSLDPKRFTPRAIASAISNAKNELIDYETFSSAAEGPIQTVYAECYTEYQRRLRTANALDFDDLICTTVNLLQAFPDVAEHYRRRFRHVLVDEYQDTNHAQYVLVRELIGNGTEDLEPGELCVVGDADQSIYAFRGATIRNIAEFEADFPNAKVVMLEQNYRSTQTILSAANAVIARNPDRKPKNLWTDRGSGERIVGWVAGDEHEEATFVANEVDRLHDAGLAQPRDVAIFYRTNAASRVFEEVFIRVGLPYRVVGGVRFYERKEIRDALAYLRVLANPDDEVSLRRILNVPKRGIGERAEACVDALSSRERISFSAALLRCEEAYGIATRSLSSLRAFNELMSALATLVEAGTAPADVIEAILTESGYLRELEDSDDPQDAGRVENLAELVAVAREYEELADDPTVAGFLERVALVADSDQIPDAASGEEPVDDGGQVTLMTLHTAKGLEFPVVFLTGCEDGVFPHMRALADPVELAEERRLAYVGITRAQERLYVSRSEVRRNWGTPQWFPASRFLDEIPAELIDWKRTSQRSALTALAAPSSSIRSAPGRPGNRPAVEVVSLVVGDRVTHDTFGLGTVVAVAGVADKAEATVDFGDGAPKRLLLRYAPVDKL